In a genomic window of Labeo rohita strain BAU-BD-2019 chromosome 20, IGBB_LRoh.1.0, whole genome shotgun sequence:
- the LOC127183031 gene encoding zona pellucida sperm-binding protein 3-like, with protein MGLMEFVSVGFFLLTAVGMSLAQWSGFQQGQDPIRFQQQQSPVLAAQQAVQGPQASAAFRPPRPAISPAGVDPWKFQEPGSSQSKQLMEAPMTPLTWHFPVVPDEPQQPDVNFELHVPTPKESIAAQCGESSVHVEVQKDFFGTGQFVNPSFLSLGGCAAVGEDPEAQVLIFEYELQACGSSLTMTDSELVYTFTLLYTPEALVGTPIVRTDAAAVGIECHYSRLHNVSSDVLMPSWVPFAATKVAEEVLVFSLKLMTDDWMYERPSNQYFLGQFLNVEASVRQYSHVSLRLFVDSCVATAVPDVNSVPRYSFIENHGCLVDAKLTGSTSSFMQRVQNDKLHFQLEAFRFQQANSGQVYITCALRAVMASTPISPENKACSFANGWLSVDGNDQVCMCCDSICGSSRKVRALSDSGLVSEGKATIGPIVVSD; from the exons ATGGGATTGATGGAGTTTGTCAGTGTTGGATTCTTTCTGCTTACTGCAGTTGGCATGTCTTTAGCACAGTGGTCAGGATTTCAACAAGGCCAGGATCCAATAAGATTCCAACAACAACAGTCACCAGTTTTAGCTGCTCAGCAAGCTGTTCAAGGCCCACAGGCATCAGCTGCTTTTAGGCCTCCAAGACCTGCAATTAGTCCTGCTGGGGTAGATCCATGGAAATTTCAAGAACCTGGAAGTAGTCAGTCCAAACAGCTTATGGAAGCTCCTATGACACCACTGACCTGGCATTTTCCTGTAGTACCAGACGAACCCCAACAGCCAGATGTTAATTTTGAGTTGCATGTACCTACCCCTAAAGAGAGTATTGCTGCACAATGTGGGGAGAGCTCTGTGCATGTGGAGGTTCAGAAGGACTTCTTTGGGACTGGTCAATTTGTGAATCCTTCATTCCTCAGTTTAGGAGGTTGTGCAGCTGTAGGGGAGGATCCAGAAGCTCAAGTGCTCATCTTTGAGTATGAGCTCCAGGCATGTGGTAGCTCTTTGACG ATGACTGACAGTGAGCTGGTCTATACATTTACCCTCCTCTACACTCCTGAGGCTTTAGTAGGAACTCCTATTGTAAGAACTGATGCAGCAGCTGTTGGAATTGAGTGCCACTATTCaag GTTGCACAATGTAAGCAGTGACGTTTTGATGCCCTCTTGGGTTCCTTTTGCTGCTACAAAGGTTGCAGAGGAAGTTCTGGTGTTCTCCTTGAAGCTCATGACTG ATGACTGGATGTATGAGAGGCCGTCTAATCAGTACTTCCTAGGGCAGTTTCTGAATGTTGAAGCTTCTGTAAGGCAGTACAGCCATGTTTCTCTGCGCCTATTTGTGGATAGTTGTGTGGCTACAGCGGTCCCTGACGTGAACTCTGTTCCAAGATATTCCTTTATTGAGAACCATGG GTGCCTGGTTGATGCAAAGCTTACAGGCTCTACTTCCAGTTTTATGCAGCGAGTTCAGAATGACAAACTACACTTTCAGTTAGAAGCTTTCAGATTCCAGCAAGCAAATAGTGGTCAG GTCTACATTACATGTGCTTTGAGAGCAGTTATGGCTTCAACCCCCATAAGCCCAGAGAACAAGGCTTGCTCCTTTGCCAATGG ATGGCTTTCCGTAGATGGCAATGACCAGGTGTGCATGTGCTGTGATTCCATATGTGGTTCCAGCAGGAAAGTGCGAGCACTATCTGATTCAG GTCTTGTTTCTGAAGGGAAAGCAACCATTGGCCCCATTGTAGTCTCTGACTGA